From Coffea arabica cultivar ET-39 chromosome 2e, Coffea Arabica ET-39 HiFi, whole genome shotgun sequence, the proteins below share one genomic window:
- the LOC113729835 gene encoding protein RESPONSE TO LOW SULFUR 3-like — protein MAPTMVVPAFARTKQPEHVVEREDGEILKKRNEELEKELQKAMEREKRMREELQRTWERLRVAEEAEERLCSQLGELEAEAVGQARSYRASMMALMDQLSAAQKLLQGAVPVAPTPQVL, from the coding sequence ATGGCTCCAACCATGGTGGTGCCGGCCTTCGCCCGCACAAAGCAGCCTGAACACGTTGTAGAGCGGGAGGACGGGGAGATTTTGAAGAAGAGAAATGAGGAGTTGGAGAAAGAACTCCAGAAAGCCATGGAAAGGGAGAAAAGGATGAGGGAGGAATTGCAGAGAACGTGGGAAAGGCTGAGGGTGGCGGAGGAGGCGGAGGAGCGGCTCTGCTCCCAACTGGGTGAACTGGAGGCGGAGGCTGTGGGCCAGGCGCGCTCCTACAGAGCCAGCATGATGGCTTTGATGGATCAGCTTTCTGCGGCCCAGAAGCTTCTCCAGGGGGCTGTCCCTGTAGCCCCAACTCCTCAAGTACTATAA